One window from the genome of Oceanispirochaeta sp. encodes:
- a CDS encoding heme-binding protein: protein MKSLQELLKEEKKLVLPAFNESIARQLGELATDMAVQKNLSVAIRVEREGQILYQISLPGTTIDNDLWLSGKARIVHHFLHSSFYISRKMIEAGTSLADKSLLDPVLYRDKGGAVPLFVKNGGLAGVLIVSGLPDHEDHDFSIEIVNEYIKRQNTNFSDKG, encoded by the coding sequence ATGAAATCACTTCAAGAACTACTGAAAGAAGAAAAAAAGCTGGTTCTTCCCGCTTTCAATGAAAGTATTGCCAGGCAACTGGGGGAATTGGCAACAGACATGGCTGTCCAGAAAAACCTCTCTGTCGCCATAAGGGTCGAGAGGGAGGGTCAGATTCTGTACCAGATATCTCTTCCCGGGACCACTATAGACAACGACCTGTGGCTGAGCGGGAAAGCACGTATTGTTCATCACTTTCTGCACAGTTCATTCTATATTTCCAGAAAAATGATTGAAGCTGGCACTTCCCTGGCAGACAAAAGCCTGCTGGATCCAGTCCTGTATAGAGACAAGGGCGGCGCAGTCCCTCTCTTTGTGAAAAATGGAGGGTTGGCCGGTGTTCTCATCGTCTCGGGACTGCCCGATCACGAGGACCATGATTTCAGCATTGAAATAGTCAATGAATATATTAAAAGGCAAAATACTAATTTTTCTGATAAAGGTTGA
- a CDS encoding DeoR/GlpR family DNA-binding transcription regulator, with protein sequence MNQRHKQVLSIMSDGRKVTVNDLADQLDVSQATIRQDLTQLENSGFLRRVHGGAVLDETDDISHRMGINYEQKLRIARMAAQYVNEGETIYIESGSINALFSKEVAKISNTTIITSNAFIARQIGKESLGNIILLGGLYQPESECMVGNLVKICLNALNFSKAFIGIDGFTPETGFTGRDMMRAEINSEIISRSPQTFILTDASKFGRIALSRYCGAEDIEYLITDQTPAIEYKKALEKAGVKLLIPEL encoded by the coding sequence ATGAATCAAAGGCATAAACAGGTATTAAGCATCATGTCTGATGGACGTAAGGTCACAGTCAATGATTTAGCCGACCAGCTGGATGTATCCCAGGCGACGATCCGTCAGGACCTGACACAGCTTGAGAACAGCGGATTTCTCAGGCGTGTGCACGGAGGAGCCGTTCTGGATGAAACAGATGATATCTCTCACCGGATGGGGATCAACTATGAACAGAAACTTAGAATTGCCCGGATGGCGGCGCAGTATGTCAATGAAGGTGAAACTATTTATATTGAATCCGGTTCAATCAATGCCCTTTTTTCAAAAGAAGTGGCCAAGATTTCCAATACGACTATTATCACATCCAATGCCTTTATTGCCCGCCAGATTGGGAAGGAGTCTTTGGGGAATATCATTCTTCTGGGAGGACTCTATCAGCCGGAAAGTGAATGTATGGTGGGAAATCTGGTTAAAATATGCCTGAATGCCCTGAACTTTTCCAAGGCGTTTATCGGGATTGACGGATTCACTCCTGAAACAGGGTTCACAGGACGGGATATGATGCGAGCCGAAATAAATTCTGAAATCATAAGCCGCAGTCCCCAGACCTTTATCTTAACGGATGCCAGCAAGTTCGGCAGGATTGCCCTCTCCCGCTACTGCGGGGCAGAAGACATCGAATACCTCATCACCGACCAGACTCCTGCAATAGAGTACAAAAAAGCACTCGAGAAGGCCGGAGTCAAGCTGCTGATTCCCGAATTATAA